In the Plectropomus leopardus isolate mb unplaced genomic scaffold, YSFRI_Pleo_2.0 unplaced_scaffold29007, whole genome shotgun sequence genome, CATATTTAATTATCCCCCCatcagctaattttcaggttattttcttgtcaccttttactatttttttttttttttgcaaattgcaggaaatttctcattgtctttcccccccatgttttcaaaagaaaataaaaccaattttctcagtcGTCAGAGGTTTAACTGCATGTTAAATGCATCTGAATGCATCACAGGaaaatgatgttgatccagatgttaaagggttaactggagCAGAGTGATTTTGATGCATGTATTTGTAACTTCTGCGCTCGTTATGCAAATAAATGAGAAGTTACCCAGACAAATCCGGTGTCGGCTGGAGTAAATGGTTTTGGCTACGATTGCGGCCGATCCCACGATCAGCACCGCGATGAAGACGCCGATGATGGCTCCTGTGTACGCAGAGGAGGCTGTCGAGACAAAACACCGCGACAGGAGACGTTTACGGAGCAGAAaaaaggaggagcagcaggttTATCAGCATTCCTCGGGTGGAATACACACCTGCAGCGGCTTATTGTTTAAATCTGCGGTCCATTCATATGTGGTGAGAACTGTATGTTCAACTCTCTGACGTTAAAGCTCTGttatgtttacatattttacattttttaaaaatattttacatgcaaTAACCCTCCCTCTCATCCCTGACTCACTCTTCACGGTCAGGTAGACTTCCAGCACGCGGACGGCGAGGGGGTTCTCGCTGCGGCAGAAATAGACACCCTCGTCGTCCTTGCTGATGTTGAGGATGGTCAGCGTGAGGACGGGGCCTTGCTCAGACAGGATGTACTTCGAACCTGGAACAATGTAATCCTGCTCGAGCCCTTTCCTCCACGTGGTGTTGGCGGGGGGGATGGACACGGACTCGGTGCAGGTCAGAGTTATGCTGGTCGCCTCCAGCGCCGTCACCATCGGCTCGCCTTCAGGGTACGGAGGCtctgggagagagagggaaaaacattGAACTGGTTTTGGACAGCAGACATGATTTGTCCAAAGAGTCAGTGCAGtaagggtttttatttttatactagTTAGCCGCAGTGGGAGTCAAACCGTTAATCGACAGACGCACCTCAGAGCTTTATAAACAGCGAGGAATGCAGACGAGCTCATGCAGGCTTATAAAGTGTCACACACTTTGCGTCAACTCGTCCTTTGTGCCGTCCCGCCCTGTGATAACCCTTACACTACTGCGTGACTCACTATCCACACGTCCTGCATGCAGCACTGTGTCCTCAGTGGCTGTTTCACTTAGCAGCACTCCTTAAAATCTAATTATGAGAACAGAAGTTATGAGATCAAACAAGGAGCTCAGGGTTAAGCTTCAAACGAGAAACAGATCTTATATGTCGTGACTGGAGTTCAGGACATGTGGCCTACAGGGGAGGAGGTTCGTTTGACCAGAGAGTATAGAAATGATTTGGTTTTGGTGTTTGCAGCACtgaaaaacttcatttttaaaacaaagcagcaatattttcagaaagaaaggactacatttacatgaaaacatacGCTGTTTTTCGCCCCTAACtctgaaaagacaaaattcCTCCTGATCCGTTTATGAAACTTAATACTCCACTAAGATTTTCGTTGCCATGCAGCCATACATACTCAGATTAGCTCGCCCTAACATGTCATTTACTGcgtgaaaatacagaaaagtggAACGTCTGGAGCTGcctgtcattttgcttctttgcatcaaaataggagtttttcacagtttttcgATTAATTGTCTGGCTGTATGTCAGCTCgggacaaacacaaacacattcagagacagatgcaaaaaaatccagataATCAAACCtgtttgaaaatttaaataacgGACAAAAGTTTCGGAGTCTATttctaaaaatgcatttggtgCGCAAAGGCTTTGACGGGGACGCTGAAATCTGTGATCCAGTGCCAGATTCCCTCTAAAAATCAGAGTTTtgtgagttgttgagtgtttAGGGTTCAGGGGTCGGGGGTCGGGTCATGGACTCAGATGGGTCACAGAATTTGGTGCAACACCTGAAATAAAATCCTTTTGACTTCAGCTGCACTGGGATGGACTCTGAACTCTCAGACTCGAAGCTTCGGGAGTTAAACCAACTCTAAGCCCATTGCTTTCAATTATTTGCATGTCTAAACGCCGCACtgaataatctaaaaaaaactcactgcaGAACGTTTTTATGTGGAATAATTCTTTGTTTCTACTGAAGCTGccgttaaaatgtttaaatgttatttttttaacaactggGCCGGTGTGGAGACAGAAACCTGGTTATTTTCAACTGCTGGCTGCtgagaaaatgttctttttcataatttcGATGACCTGGCCCTTTAAATTAAAGCAAGGTGATCACTAAGAAAACTGAGTGCAGGTAAACGTTGTCGACAGTCTCACTGTCAGAGCGTCAGCGTGGCTCTTAAGTGGAAAGCACATAAAAGATTCAGCGGTTGCACGTCTCAGGATTGTTCAGAGGCTCATTTCACCGCGTCATGCTTACTGAGGGTAAACGAACACTGCTTCTCTTTCCCCGCAGCGACCGCCGGGTGCTGGGTCATGCACCTCAGCGTCTCCCCGTCGGCCAGCACAGAGCGGTTCAGCATCACTGACAGGTGGTCCGTCACCTCCGATGCATAAATGTGCCCTTTCCAGCCCGCTCCTTGGTCTCCCTCGTCCTTCCCCCAGCGTAGCGTCGGGGTGGGATACGCTCCGGACCAGGTGCAGTTGAAGTGGATGTGAGAGGCGTCCTGTGCTGGCGCCCACATACACTCAGGGTGTCTGTCCGGGACATCTAGTcaggacacaaaaaaacatcagttagaaaacagaaaaaaaatacagaagcaTCTGTGTAATCTGACGGCTTTCACCTAAATATCAAGCTTCTTTGGGAGTCTCGTCACTGCACGTGCATTAATTACACAGAGACTGATGATGAAATATGTTAATGTGACTATTTATTATGTGCCTAATATGACGCATGTTTTaggatgtgatgttttgtgatatttttttgtttctgttctgttttattctcGGATAGAAAAGCCCAACCAGGGACAGCAGGTGCAAATTAGCCTTAGCTAGAAGCCCCACATGCAAAGTTTTCGAACTTGCCACTATGTTTGCTGtcaaataaaccaataaataaaaaataaaataaatgcacctGCCCTTCAGTATTGAAGCATAAAGGATGAAATGAGGGAAAGTAGTAGTAAGCTCATTAATAACTTATTTTCCCTAAAAGTAGCGATCCTATTTCGTCCTGTATTTTTCACCCTTGTCTTTTAGTAGTCTTAAAATATTATCATCtttaaaccaaaatgaaattaacacaaaatattaagaTTTCTAACAAAAGTGCTAAACGTTGGCCAAAGCAAAATCAAAGTTGTgagttttttaaagtattttctaaTGTCTTATAGCTGATGTTACGTGCATGTAACCttgatatttgtctttttttttttactatttaaacttgatgtaaatatttacctttttgtctccttttttacCATAACTGTTGTTGTATGCACATTATTGACAGGAGTTGGAAAGTACCAAAGGTTCTAATCTCTATATGTGAAACAACAGTTACAGTTTATTTGTAACAGGCTAAAGTTGGATTATGTTAATTGGcattgtccctatcaaataaactataataaa is a window encoding:
- the LOC121938267 gene encoding V-set and immunoglobulin domain-containing protein 10-like; translated protein: LLLLSSGGPENVAVSISPSTALSNGTLIVHRGSSVSFNCSGSSYPSQQLTWTFTGASSSNESLASGSGPWLNLRIEDIQPSAQGLYSCRVHNNVSHQAANTSTQLLVYYVPDRHPECMWAPAQDASHIHFNCTWSGAYPTPTLRWGKDEGDQGAGWKGHIYASEVTDHLSVMLNRSVLADGETLRCMTQHPAVAAGKEKQCSFTLKPPYPEGEPMVTALEATSITLTCTESVSIPPANTTWRKGLEQDYIVPGSKYILSEQGPVLTLTILNISKDDEGVYFCRSENPLAVRVLEVYLTVKTSSAYTGAIIGVFIAVLIVGSAAIVAKTIYSSRHRICLGNFSFICITSAEVTNTCIKITLLQLTL